A genome region from Alistipes dispar includes the following:
- a CDS encoding glycoside hydrolase family 172 protein has protein sequence MFYKRTVLVGALLFTTLLGYSCTNEFTWTEPPKWEPKPKPDPSSYDVTMETLLDEMISFDEATRFPELSYVCREESSRDRRSVTPGTPEWFANDDGWGYVRDEVNGGRAERVLFDEDGPGVITRIWLTSFQSPTAVIRFYFDGSETPNWEISSFDVQEICASLGDEWKNSLLRKGLMQPGDKWVRGSSLYLPIPYGNGCKITLEEQDNSLVNPSRYYQINFRRYDPSVSVETFSEEVLERARDRIAETNRTLLNPRVRMSGRLVSANRILAPGESLVLSLPEGTKAVTEAKFSVTCDGTPYADAMNDLLLTASFDGTQTVSAPLADFSGAGPGAEAVKSWFLTADGKGGVESRWTMPYRREGEFVLRNRSAEHTVKAEVSARVNTYEWDDRSLYFHAARKESRDVRIILWNDYANGYDWNFATIEGGRGVLRGDVFSIDNRTNNWPGEGDEKIWVDDEDFPSHFGTGVEDYYSFCGYFRYLSPFGGEPRLDSGDFNGFNNHYRQRSLDGIPFNRKLKFDLEMEGHEAGRADIVNTVFWYGDLQTRAEGFE, from the coding sequence ATGTTTTACAAGCGAACCGTTCTGGTGGGAGCCCTGCTCTTCACCACCCTGCTGGGTTACTCCTGCACCAACGAATTCACATGGACCGAACCTCCCAAATGGGAGCCGAAGCCCAAACCCGACCCTTCGAGCTACGACGTGACGATGGAGACACTGCTCGACGAGATGATCTCCTTCGACGAGGCGACCCGTTTCCCGGAACTGTCCTACGTCTGCCGCGAAGAGAGCAGCCGCGACCGCCGTTCCGTGACACCCGGCACACCCGAGTGGTTCGCCAACGACGACGGCTGGGGATACGTCCGCGACGAAGTAAACGGCGGCCGGGCGGAGCGGGTCCTCTTCGACGAGGACGGCCCCGGCGTCATCACCCGCATCTGGCTTACCTCTTTCCAATCCCCGACAGCCGTGATCCGGTTCTATTTCGACGGGTCCGAAACACCGAACTGGGAGATTTCCTCGTTCGACGTACAGGAGATATGCGCCTCGCTGGGCGACGAGTGGAAGAACTCACTGCTCCGCAAGGGACTGATGCAACCCGGCGACAAATGGGTGCGCGGCAGTTCGCTCTACCTGCCGATCCCGTACGGCAACGGATGCAAGATCACCCTCGAGGAGCAGGACAACTCGCTCGTGAATCCCTCGCGTTATTACCAGATCAACTTTCGCCGTTACGATCCGTCGGTGAGTGTGGAGACCTTCTCTGAGGAGGTACTCGAACGCGCACGCGACCGGATCGCCGAAACCAACCGAACGCTGCTGAATCCCCGTGTGAGGATGTCGGGCCGGCTGGTCTCCGCAAACCGCATCCTGGCTCCCGGGGAATCACTCGTGCTGAGCCTGCCCGAAGGCACGAAGGCCGTCACGGAGGCCAAATTCTCGGTGACGTGCGACGGGACGCCCTATGCGGATGCGATGAACGATCTGCTGCTGACGGCCTCGTTCGACGGTACGCAGACCGTCTCGGCTCCGCTGGCCGATTTCAGCGGAGCCGGTCCCGGAGCCGAAGCTGTCAAAAGCTGGTTCCTGACCGCCGACGGCAAGGGCGGAGTGGAGAGCCGTTGGACGATGCCCTACCGGCGCGAAGGGGAGTTCGTGCTCCGGAACCGCTCGGCGGAACACACTGTAAAGGCGGAGGTGTCGGCACGGGTCAATACCTACGAATGGGACGACCGTTCGCTCTACTTCCACGCGGCCCGCAAAGAGAGCCGGGACGTACGGATCATACTCTGGAACGACTACGCCAACGGATACGACTGGAATTTCGCCACGATCGAAGGCGGCCGCGGCGTGCTGCGCGGCGACGTCTTCTCCATCGACAACCGCACGAACAACTGGCCGGGCGAAGGCGACGAAAAGATCTGGGTGGATGACGAGGATTTCCCGTCGCATTTCGGTACGGGCGTCGAAGACTACTACTCCTTCTGCGGCTATTTCCGTTACCTGTCGCCATTCGGCGGCGAACCCCGGCTGGATTCCGGAGACTTCAACGGATTCAACAACCACTACCGGCAGCGCAGTCTCGACGGCATTCCGTTCAACCGGAAGTTGAAATTCGACCTGGAGATGGAGGGACACGAAGCCGGCCGCGCCGACATCGTGAACACGGTCTTCTGGTACGGCGACCTGCAAACCCGCGCCGAAGGCTTCGAATGA
- a CDS encoding glycoside hydrolase family 172 protein — protein sequence MKSVLEIAAALWALCCIGCSAEPPQTVTLGTLLREMTSADETTRWPEPSYTCRLMSSYDRRAVEADTPGWFANDDGFGFIRRDTLQGRPMKILFDAEGPGAITRIWLTTTNPAGTLRFYVDGAEEPVWVVPAYDLMRFGITGLGRGLLQPHTSYTAGVRGGSTLYLPIPYARRCVVALEEPAGVSDVPRYYQFNYRTYAPGIEVESFSLPVVQKYTEQILGTDRLLLEPDAATERGRERSAEALLQPGDTLRLRLPEGTRTVTQARITVSCDSARYGQLMEKLILTASFDGNRTVWAPLSGFSGGGTGAPAVESWFLRSDGRGKILSRWPMPYRQRGEIALLNVSDEPCSVSLSVGTARYEWNGRSLYFHASWRREDGLPFSRTAEGCYDWNFVTLSGRGVYRGDLLALFNHSRTWYGEGDEKIWVDGESFPSHFGTGVEDYYNGSWAPVVPFHTPFGGAPRADLANSQGYNSFFRTRNLDGIPFGRELRFDMEMLGWRDGRVDYATTVFWYGDASSNAAAASGIAEARRAWPPRPEDPADFRVAGAVEFESLAVSRKSDRLMTDRQNMAGFPDGLWSGQKQLVVFGGDTGDFVEFVLNDIPDGRYTVNLYLTRAADYGRMRLTANGRGTSFDAYADTVTVAGPVALRHVTVRDGRLLLRAELTGRNPRSLGMMAGFDCMTLIPEKP from the coding sequence ATGAAATCTGTTTTGGAAATCGCGGCGGCGCTGTGGGCGCTCTGCTGCATCGGCTGTTCCGCCGAGCCTCCGCAGACCGTGACGCTCGGGACGCTGCTCCGCGAGATGACTTCTGCGGACGAAACGACCCGCTGGCCGGAACCCTCCTACACCTGCCGCCTTATGAGCAGCTACGACCGCCGGGCCGTCGAAGCGGATACACCCGGGTGGTTCGCCAACGACGACGGATTCGGATTCATCCGCCGGGACACCCTGCAGGGGCGCCCCATGAAAATTCTCTTCGACGCCGAAGGTCCCGGAGCCATCACCCGCATCTGGCTGACCACCACCAATCCCGCCGGAACGCTGCGATTCTATGTGGACGGAGCCGAAGAGCCCGTCTGGGTCGTTCCGGCCTACGATCTGATGCGTTTCGGAATCACCGGGCTCGGCCGCGGACTGCTGCAACCCCACACCAGCTACACGGCCGGGGTCCGGGGCGGCAGTACGCTCTACCTGCCGATTCCCTACGCCCGCCGCTGCGTGGTCGCGCTGGAGGAACCGGCCGGCGTATCGGACGTACCCCGTTACTACCAATTCAACTACCGCACCTACGCCCCCGGAATCGAAGTCGAGAGCTTTTCGCTTCCGGTCGTACAAAAATACACGGAGCAGATCCTCGGAACGGACCGCCTGCTACTCGAACCCGACGCTGCGACGGAGCGGGGCCGCGAACGCTCGGCCGAAGCCCTGCTGCAACCCGGTGACACACTCCGCCTTCGTCTGCCCGAGGGAACACGGACGGTGACACAGGCCCGGATAACCGTTTCGTGCGATTCGGCACGTTACGGGCAGTTGATGGAGAAACTGATTCTCACCGCCTCGTTCGACGGCAACCGGACCGTGTGGGCCCCCTTGTCCGGATTCTCGGGCGGCGGCACGGGAGCTCCCGCCGTCGAGAGCTGGTTCCTCCGCTCCGACGGACGCGGAAAAATCCTGAGCCGCTGGCCGATGCCTTACCGGCAGAGAGGTGAAATCGCCCTGCTCAACGTTTCGGACGAACCTTGCAGCGTGAGCCTCTCCGTCGGCACTGCCCGTTACGAATGGAACGGGCGCTCGCTCTACTTCCACGCCTCCTGGCGGCGTGAGGACGGCCTGCCGTTCTCTCGGACGGCGGAGGGATGCTACGACTGGAATTTCGTCACCCTTTCCGGCCGGGGCGTGTACCGGGGCGATCTGCTCGCGCTGTTCAACCATTCGCGGACCTGGTACGGCGAAGGCGACGAGAAAATCTGGGTGGACGGCGAGAGTTTCCCGTCGCATTTCGGTACGGGCGTCGAGGACTACTACAACGGTTCGTGGGCTCCGGTCGTCCCGTTCCACACGCCTTTCGGCGGGGCGCCGCGGGCGGATCTTGCCAACTCCCAGGGATACAACTCTTTTTTCCGCACACGCAATCTCGACGGCATTCCCTTCGGACGGGAACTGAGATTCGACATGGAGATGCTGGGGTGGCGCGACGGCCGCGTGGATTATGCCACGACGGTCTTCTGGTACGGAGACGCCTCCTCGAACGCGGCCGCCGCATCGGGAATCGCCGAGGCCCGCAGGGCATGGCCGCCCCGGCCCGAAGATCCGGCGGACTTCCGCGTGGCGGGAGCCGTCGAATTCGAAAGCCTCGCCGTTTCGCGCAAAAGCGACCGTCTGATGACGGACCGACAGAACATGGCCGGATTCCCCGACGGTCTGTGGAGCGGCCAGAAACAGCTCGTTGTCTTCGGCGGCGATACGGGCGATTTCGTGGAATTTGTCCTGAACGACATTCCCGACGGCCGTTATACGGTGAACCTGTACCTGACCCGGGCCGCCGATTACGGCCGGATGCGGCTGACGGCCAACGGCCGCGGCACGTCGTTCGACGCCTATGCCGACACGGTGACCGTCGCCGGGCCGGTGGCTCTCCGCCATGTTACCGTCCGCGACGGAAGGCTGCTGCTCCGCGCCGAACTCACCGGACGGAATCCCCGTTCGCTCGGAATGATGGCGGGTTTCGATTGTATGACACTAATCCCTGAAAAACCATGA
- a CDS encoding GH32 C-terminal domain-containing protein, which yields MKPEYLTGPLAGFSALLLCMACEPSVTVHHLNNNEARLHFAANRDYLLLPVEDGAPNATLRFFTEDGGSRSIRVALAREACDCTFPFDLRPYDGRKVVCEVTDCPYDAVCWEAMRLSDRIPAFAEEPFRPAYHHTPPYGWMNDPNGMVREGDVYHLFYQHNPYGSRWENMSWGHAVSRNLLDWEELGVVLEPDSLGAVFSGCCVMDPQNTAGFGRNAMIALYTASGARQTQCLAYSTDRGRTFTRYDGNPVLTSDRPDFRDPKVFYHDRTGRWIMVIAAGQAMEIHSSANLRSWRFESRFGEEYGAHGGAWECPDLFELPVEGEPGQTRWVMLCSLGVEDGSRVQYFVGDFDGRNFTPEDDPDEVKWMDFGRDHYATVTWSGAPDGRRIALGWMSNWAYANEVPSVTFRGSNTLPRELGLRRVGGELLLTSVPAREAEKLLDEPFAVPAFAVETEHNVSPLPSGPAPAGRIELELEGGDAEVFGCKLFNCRGEYVDICFNRIEGTMLVDRSHSGRTDFSPAFAATRPVPFASGGRSRLTFWIDRSSIELFVDGGERVATNLIYPSEPYDRMNFYAKGGTLHVKKLEISPLHPYKQKDSHE from the coding sequence ATGAAACCGGAATACCTGACCGGCCCGCTGGCCGGATTTTCGGCTCTGCTCCTCTGCATGGCCTGCGAGCCGTCCGTAACGGTGCATCACCTGAACAACAACGAAGCCCGCCTGCACTTTGCGGCAAACCGTGATTACCTGTTGCTGCCCGTGGAGGACGGAGCGCCCAACGCTACGCTGAGATTCTTCACGGAAGACGGCGGATCGCGGAGCATACGGGTCGCCTTGGCACGTGAGGCGTGCGACTGCACCTTTCCGTTCGACCTGCGCCCCTACGACGGCCGAAAAGTAGTTTGCGAAGTGACGGATTGTCCCTACGACGCCGTTTGCTGGGAGGCGATGCGCCTCTCCGACCGGATTCCCGCATTCGCGGAGGAGCCTTTCCGTCCGGCCTACCATCACACGCCTCCCTACGGATGGATGAACGATCCGAACGGAATGGTCCGGGAGGGAGACGTTTATCATCTTTTCTACCAGCACAACCCCTACGGATCGCGCTGGGAAAACATGTCGTGGGGACACGCCGTGAGCCGGAATCTGCTCGACTGGGAGGAGCTGGGCGTCGTGCTGGAGCCCGACTCGCTGGGAGCCGTCTTCTCGGGCTGCTGCGTCATGGACCCCCAGAATACGGCAGGATTCGGCAGGAACGCCATGATCGCCCTGTATACGGCGTCCGGAGCACGCCAGACCCAATGCCTTGCGTACAGCACGGACCGGGGCCGAACCTTCACCCGGTACGACGGCAACCCCGTGCTGACCTCCGACCGTCCCGATTTCCGCGATCCCAAAGTGTTTTACCACGACCGAACCGGCCGTTGGATCATGGTGATCGCCGCAGGGCAGGCCATGGAGATCCATTCATCGGCGAATCTGCGTTCGTGGCGCTTCGAAAGCCGTTTCGGCGAGGAGTACGGCGCACACGGCGGAGCCTGGGAGTGCCCCGACCTGTTCGAACTCCCGGTCGAAGGCGAACCCGGACAGACCCGCTGGGTGATGCTGTGCAGCCTCGGAGTCGAAGACGGCTCGCGCGTACAGTATTTCGTCGGTGATTTCGACGGGAGGAACTTCACTCCGGAGGACGATCCTGACGAGGTGAAATGGATGGACTTCGGCCGGGATCACTACGCGACCGTCACATGGAGCGGAGCTCCCGACGGCCGCCGCATCGCATTGGGATGGATGAGCAACTGGGCCTATGCCAACGAGGTCCCCTCCGTGACTTTCCGGGGCAGCAACACGCTGCCGCGCGAACTCGGACTGCGCCGGGTCGGCGGGGAGCTGCTGCTGACGTCGGTCCCCGCTCGTGAAGCGGAGAAACTCCTCGACGAACCTTTCGCCGTACCGGCCTTCGCCGTCGAGACCGAGCACAATGTATCCCCGCTGCCGTCCGGACCGGCCCCGGCCGGCCGTATCGAGCTGGAACTGGAGGGCGGCGACGCCGAGGTGTTCGGATGCAAACTCTTCAACTGCCGCGGAGAGTACGTGGACATCTGTTTCAACCGCATCGAAGGCACGATGCTCGTAGACCGCTCGCATAGCGGCCGGACCGACTTCTCCCCGGCTTTTGCCGCGACCCGCCCCGTACCGTTCGCATCCGGCGGGCGAAGCCGCCTGACGTTCTGGATAGACCGGTCGTCGATCGAACTGTTCGTGGACGGAGGCGAACGGGTGGCAACCAACCTGATCTATCCTTCCGAGCCCTACGACCGGATGAATTTCTACGCCAAAGGTGGAACGCTGCATGTGAAAAAACTCGAAATAAGCCCTCTGCACCCATACAAACAAAAAGACAGCCATGAATAA